From Armatimonadota bacterium, a single genomic window includes:
- a CDS encoding PilN domain-containing protein, with translation MIRINLLPRERVQRRPLGTPVLFVIVLAVLLPIAIGASLWMEARNKAVERQVAEVNRQIDALRDQVRRVEELRRQVEQARRKSDLLKSLEAARVPWDMILEELRAVLPQDVWLTQIEMQEAGAMTFNGYGLSYTSVARFMVSLEGSELFRNIDMLSSQTQMVGGRQVVSFSLTGQFVQVRKEANVR, from the coding sequence ATGATCCGAATCAACCTCCTCCCGCGAGAGCGGGTCCAGCGACGGCCCCTGGGCACCCCCGTCCTGTTCGTGATAGTTCTCGCCGTGCTGCTGCCGATCGCCATCGGGGCGAGTCTGTGGATGGAGGCGAGGAACAAGGCGGTGGAGCGACAGGTGGCCGAGGTGAACCGGCAGATCGACGCGCTCCGGGACCAGGTGCGACGGGTCGAGGAGCTGCGCCGGCAGGTCGAGCAGGCCCGCCGGAAGAGCGATCTCCTGAAAAGCCTGGAAGCCGCGCGCGTCCCCTGGGACATGATCCTGGAGGAGCTGCGCGCCGTCCTGCCCCAGGACGTCTGGCTGACTCAGATCGAGATGCAGGAAGCCGGGGCCATGACCTTCAACGGCTACGGGCTGTCCTACACCTCCGTGGCGCGGTTCATGGTCAGCCTGGAGGGCAGCGAGCTGTTCCGGAACATCGACATGCTCAGCAGCCAGACCCAGATGGTCGGCGGCCGGCAGGTGGTGAGCTTTTCGCTGACCGGACAGTTCGTCCAGGTGCGGAAGGAGGCGAACGTCCGATGA
- the pilO gene encoding type 4a pilus biogenesis protein PilO, producing MSRRERMLLIVGLVVVVLLGFYYYGYLPRQARYRELRAQLTDRQTQLSRMEAMVRDAPRLEQEYAGLQATIARLEALLPSDKETAVLLVQLEQTTRSLGITLQAVRPSALEGPRAQAPPGAPPSGRPAPGAPPAAGQPAPGTPAPAPAIEYRRYPIQLSINASYAELLRLMTAFQEFPRLIVVRKIGVTPRQVPDLTASLDIETYVLPKEAR from the coding sequence ATGAGCCGCCGCGAGCGCATGTTGCTGATCGTCGGACTGGTCGTGGTGGTCTTGCTCGGTTTCTACTACTACGGCTATCTGCCGCGTCAGGCCAGGTATCGTGAGCTGCGGGCGCAGCTGACCGACCGGCAGACCCAGTTGAGCCGCATGGAAGCCATGGTCCGGGACGCTCCGCGGCTGGAGCAGGAGTATGCCGGCCTCCAGGCGACCATCGCGCGGCTGGAAGCGCTGCTGCCGTCGGACAAGGAGACGGCGGTGCTCCTGGTCCAGCTGGAGCAGACGACGCGCAGCCTGGGGATCACCCTGCAGGCGGTGCGGCCGTCGGCGCTGGAAGGGCCGAGAGCGCAGGCCCCGCCTGGGGCGCCCCCGTCGGGCCGGCCCGCCCCCGGCGCGCCGCCGGCCGCAGGACAGCCGGCGCCCGGGACGCCGGCACCTGCTCCGGCGATCGAGTACCGTCGCTATCCCATCCAGCTGTCGATCAACGCCAGCTATGCGGAGCTGCTGCGGCTGATGACGGCGTTTCAGGAGTTCCCGCGGCTGATCGTCGTGCGCAAGATCGGCGTCACGCCCCGCCAGGTGCCGGACCTGACGGCCTCCCTCGACATCGAAACCTACGTGCTGCCCAAGGAGGCGCGCTGA